The genomic segment aatttaaaataattgataggagaaaatttaattttcataaatgaatattttatagatGCATAGAAATtagaattatttattatattataatgatTAATGAATGCTACCCAGCTGTTTCCCACgagctaaataattatttaactaaactTCCTCCATTTTTTTGTTCTCCCATGGCTGCTGCTTATGCTGCGCTTCTTGCTGTTGCTCGATCATTGCGAGAGATTTTGGATCTTGAGAAGTACATCGATCCTCTTCACAAAGaaaaatttttttctctcaaGGAAAAGTTGATTTCATCATTTCTTTCCTTGAAGATTTTTCAGATAAGTATCAAGAAACACTTGGTCGAGAGGGAAATGGGATTAGAAAAGCTGCATATGAAGCTCAAGATTTCATGGATTCGTATCAGTGTTCGGTGTCAACTATTGATGATGATGGGAGTTCTGAAGAGGCTGATTTGAACTTGGATCGAGACTTAACCATGGCGTCTGAAAGGATTGGTTTTATTTGGGAAGAGACGATGAAGATGAACAACAGTGATACGACAAAAGATCTCCGATCCGTATCTTATTATTTTCCTGTTGATCGTTCATCCACGGTCCAAGCCACTGCCAAAAAAATGGTTGTGGGATTTGATGATGACTTGCTCGTAATCAAAGAACGGTTATACCAAGACTCTGCTAAACTCCAAATTATCCCAGTTGTTGGGATGGGGGGAATCGGGAAGACGACTCTGGCTAGAAAAGCATACGACGATTCAATCCTTTCTCAATACTTCGACAAATGTGCATGGATCACTGTGTCACAAGAGTATCCTAGGAGAGAGGTTCTTTCAGGGCTTTTGAAGTCCCTCAAGAATGAGCAATCTAATGAGAGCGAAGCAGAACTGGAAAAACTAGTGTATCAAAGTCTCTTTGGCAGGAGATATCTCATTGTGATTGATGATATATGGAGTACCAAGGCATGGGATGATTTGAAGATGACATTCCCAGATGATGGTAGTGGAAGTCGAATCCTGTTAACCACCAGGGTATTAGATGTGGCTTTTCATGCGAGATCTTCGGATGCTCCTGTTCATCAAATGAATTGTTTAAATAATGATCAAAGTTGGAAATTATTTCAAGAAAGTGTTTTTGAACAACAATCTTGTCCTCTCCAACTGGTGGAAGTCGGGAAGAAGATTGCGGAAAATTGTGGGGGACTTCCCCTCACCATCGTGGTGGTTGCAGGACTACTCCTTTCTTCAGGCAACGTGATGAGAGAAGAAGTGTGGGAAATTGTTTCGGAAAATATAAGTTCTAGAAAGCCCACAATTGCCCTCCAGTGCTCAAAGATACTGTGTTTTAGTTATGATCGGTTACCTCTTCGACTAAAACAATGCTTCCTCTACATAGCAGCTTTTCTTGAAGATTCTGAAATTGATGTTTCTAAGCTAATCAAGTTGTGGGTTGCTGAGGGATTTTTGAAACCAAATCATCAGTCGAAGTGCTTGGAAGATGTGGGGGAACGTTATTTGGAGGATCTGGTGAACAGAAGTTTGCTCTTAGTGAGCAAGAAAGGGATTGACGGGAAACTCGAAACTGTTGGAATCCATGATATGTTGAGGGAGATTTGCATAACAAAAGCTGAAGAAGAGGGGTTTCTTCATGATGTCTCGTCCAAAACCAATTCCGGAACAGAATTTGTAGAGAATCCATATCGCCGCCTCAGAATTCATTGCACGAAGGATATTCAAGAATGGAAAATCCTAGACTCGAGCGTGCGTTCGGTTCTACTTTTCACGAAATATTGGATGACAAGAATAGATCTAAGTTCTAGGCACGTCGGTGTCTTGGATGCACTCCGAGTAACTTGGCCGACATTGTCACAAGTAATCTCTACATTCGTCAATTTAAGGTACTTTTCTTTCGAGATAGGTTATCCATATCTTGAGAGATTTTCAGTCTCAATATTGAAACATCCCAATCTCGAAACTATAGTTGTTTATGTAGATGTCACCAAAAGCCGAAGCATAGGGCTAGTAccatatgaaattttaaagatgCCGAAGTTAAGGCATCTGATCTGGAACCATGATTTTCGTTTATCATATCTCTCTGATAGAGGAATTGTTCATGAAAGTGATCTACaaactgtcacgccccgaaactcgggatttgacaccggcattgttcatcaatcacacaatcgaaaaacaaccagcctcgtagcacagtataaaccgaaaccagtttatttcataaattcgcaaaaacaaccattgtctttacaactgaataaattgaataaattgCGGAAGCatttacaattaaaataaacctactaaaattcttaaatcctTGCAGcaaaattctcaaaatttaaataatttcaccagccccaaaattgatcCGACTCTTCTTCCTAAACCTGTTCCTCTGTTTtatcttcggatttatctgggaaggttgtaaggggtgagtattttgggaaatactcagcaagtgggggccgttcgagtacacaacaacatgcatataaaattcgaaatacgtacacacacacaccatgcaTAAATTGACTCATACCACATTCGTATCCTTGACCtgacactgagattcctctactttcaatggtttactgacgtcagtccctaatttttatttctctaagggggcgaggccggatcggttatatccccactgtatgagggtcatatcatagttgggattccctcccatatcaaattgaatcctcacagtgtcaacatAAAACTCATGCACAAATCGTAGCAAGAaggggtagaagaagaattgtactcgaccgaaatttcgaaaatacgaAAATGCATACACTGaaattacacatttaaaacaagcccacttacattAGATATCGTAGAAAACGTGAATAGAGGGAATTCCTGCACTGGAATTTCGAACCCTAGCTTCGGGGTTGGATTGCAGCAGCGCTTCGCTTCTTCGCACACTGAGAGAGCAAGCTCTCGAAAATCCTAAGAAAATTAGAGGAGAAACTCGAAAAACTTGAGTAGAAAATGGTGTGAATTTTCGAGTTAtaggccctcctatttataggggttggctgctatctcgATAGATGTCATCCGCGCGTTTAAACTTGAATCAAATCTCCATCCAAAATCGTGACCAAatctaaattttattctttatcctagacataaatttcgaaattcatgTATGTGTCCCAaggataaatttcgaaatttatgcttTGCCCAGCCTGCAAAGTTTCCACTTTTGTGTCTAATTCCCAATATTCGGTAGACTTTTTATttcctaaaataataaaaattatatttcttaaatcccACAAATTTGCTGACTTAACCCGAAATTAGTAGTATTTTTCCCAaataagattttgattattttcctAAAATCCTGATAGTTAAATCTTTCCCAAGCTGCATTTATCGTGTAAACTTTTCCCTTTAtctatgatttttgaaaattcccTAATATTCTTTCAATATTAAAATCCCATGATAAAATCCTCAAGATTTTTAGTTCCAAGATTGGGTTATCTTCTTGCTTAAATCTTTATCCAggtatatcaaatcttagatctataTCCGGTAAAATTCTGCATATCTCAAATTTCCGAaaaatatacacgatattatttaaattcttgagttccaAAAAATGCCAGATATTAAGCAGCGCCGTAGAAGACTCAAATCTTCTGTCATCCTAAGCAAATGCAGTATTTTCCTTTCGATCCCAGTGCA from the Primulina tabacum isolate GXHZ01 chromosome 16, ASM2559414v2, whole genome shotgun sequence genome contains:
- the LOC142529519 gene encoding putative late blight resistance protein homolog R1A-10, whose product is MDSYQCSVSTIDDDGSSEEADLNLDRDLTMASERIGFIWEETMKMNNSDTTKDLRSVSYYFPVDRSSTVQATAKKMVVGFDDDLLVIKERLYQDSAKLQIIPVVGMGGIGKTTLARKAYDDSILSQYFDKCAWITVSQEYPRREVLSGLLKSLKNEQSNESEAELEKLVYQSLFGRRYLIVIDDIWSTKAWDDLKMTFPDDGSGSRILLTTRVLDVAFHARSSDAPVHQMNCLNNDQSWKLFQESVFEQQSCPLQLVEVGKKIAENCGGLPLTIVVVAGLLLSSGNVMREEVWEIVSENISSRKPTIALQCSKILCFSYDRLPLRLKQCFLYIAAFLEDSEIDVSKLIKLWVAEGFLKPNHQSKCLEDVGERYLEDLVNRSLLLVSKKGIDGKLETVGIHDMLREICITKAEEEGFLHDVSSKTNSGTEFVENPYRRLRIHCTKDIQEWKILDSSVRSVLLFTKYWMTRIDLSSRHVGVLDALRVTWPTLSQVISTFVNLRCHQKPKHRASTI